From the genome of bacterium, one region includes:
- a CDS encoding HipA domain-containing protein: MNSTNCQICLEPLGDGVMQYHETCCRKLFGAPHPPQLPYTWEQLNGLAEKIVRQHVTVPGVQPKLSLHLERGERPQNSRFTLVGLEGGYILKPPVTRFPEMPELEHLTMRIAKCFGLSTAECGLIPLEDKRLAFVTKRMDRDGETKLHMEDMCQLTDRLTEQKYRGSLEQVGKVILRHCSNPLFDALRLFEVTLFCFLTGNSDMHLKNFSLLYRLGGAIALSPAYDLLPTVLLLPEDTEETALTLNGRKSRLTREDFMRFAISMKLTNKQIENVYERFSKNLSTALRIMAKGFCSPDMKDRFKTLLQERASRINL; this comes from the coding sequence ATGAATAGCACAAACTGCCAGATCTGTCTCGAACCGTTGGGGGACGGCGTCATGCAATATCATGAAACCTGTTGCCGGAAGCTCTTCGGTGCACCCCACCCACCCCAACTTCCCTACACTTGGGAACAACTGAATGGACTGGCCGAAAAAATCGTGCGCCAGCATGTCACGGTTCCCGGCGTTCAACCCAAGCTTTCCTTGCATCTTGAAAGAGGAGAGCGCCCGCAAAATTCCAGATTTACGTTGGTTGGCCTGGAGGGAGGCTATATCCTCAAGCCACCGGTGACCCGCTTTCCTGAGATGCCGGAACTGGAGCATCTGACGATGCGTATCGCCAAGTGCTTCGGCCTCTCAACAGCCGAATGCGGATTAATCCCGCTGGAAGATAAGCGGCTCGCTTTCGTCACCAAACGCATGGACCGCGATGGCGAGACAAAACTCCATATGGAGGACATGTGCCAACTGACCGACCGGCTGACCGAACAGAAATACCGGGGCTCTCTGGAGCAGGTGGGCAAGGTGATCCTGCGGCACTGTAGCAACCCTTTATTTGACGCCCTGCGGCTGTTCGAAGTGACGCTTTTCTGCTTCCTCACCGGCAACTCGGATATGCATCTAAAGAACTTTTCGTTGCTATACAGACTCGGTGGCGCAATCGCATTGTCGCCCGCCTATGACCTGCTCCCGACGGTCCTGCTGCTGCCGGAGGATACCGAAGAGACCGCACTGACACTGAATGGTCGAAAGAGTCGATTGACGCGGGAGGATTTCATGCGATTTGCCATTTCCATGAAACTCACGAATAAACAGATCGAGAACGTTTATGAGCGCTTCTCCAAAAACCTCTCCACCGCCCTTCGGATAATGGCGAAGGGTTTC
- a CDS encoding helix-turn-helix transcriptional regulator has protein sequence MTEPLILFIKERRRAMGLTQKDLADRAGVGLRFIRELEQGKTSLRLDKVNQVLALFGHRMEPNAFRMEVDDEES, from the coding sequence ATGACTGAGCCGTTGATTCTATTCATCAAGGAGCGTCGCCGAGCGATGGGACTGACGCAGAAGGATTTGGCTGACCGGGCTGGCGTTGGCCTACGCTTTATCCGCGAACTGGAGCAGGGCAAGACCTCGCTCCGGCTTGATAAGGTGAATCAGGTGCTGGCACTGTTTGGGCATCGAATGGAACCGAACGCTTTCCGCATGGAGGTGGATGATGAGGAAAGCTGA
- a CDS encoding HipA N-terminal domain-containing protein: MRKAEIHMQGRLTGVLEERDRDYTFTYDAAYLADPHAVAISLTLPLQTGSFKDKRLFPFFDGLIPEGWLLDIAEHTWKLDPRDRMGLLLACCRDCIGAVSVIPLEDRK; the protein is encoded by the coding sequence ATGAGGAAAGCTGAAATCCACATGCAGGGCCGTTTGACAGGAGTACTGGAGGAGAGGGATCGCGACTATACGTTTACGTATGATGCGGCCTATCTAGCGGATCCCCATGCCGTTGCCATCAGCCTGACGTTACCCCTTCAAACTGGAAGCTTCAAAGACAAACGACTCTTCCCCTTCTTTGATGGTCTGATTCCCGAGGGGTGGCTGCTGGATATAGCCGAACATACCTGGAAGCTCGATCCACGCGACCGAATGGGATTATTGCTGGCTTGTTGCCGCGACTGCATCGGGGCGGTGTCAGTCATTCCCCTGGAGGACAGAAAATGA